One segment of Heteronotia binoei isolate CCM8104 ecotype False Entrance Well chromosome 18, APGP_CSIRO_Hbin_v1, whole genome shotgun sequence DNA contains the following:
- the GEMIN4 gene encoding gem-associated protein 4 produces the protein MAQAVGGGAPEAGQGSRQRRRSPPLGHAGCLVPAAVGPAGGRATAMELGFCFFGKFRMSLKQPKEIESRGTFEASPVSSWLAAACPNPLPEVPGPQAPGFGSPLTSSQLLNRAFLGFPTGPVTICGEATILHGGFLLASRLCHPKPLSELTKSDWDKVGKPIIDALREVCTSYSTYPPQPSAWKKKAAVVLWSKILLSDASSPSANQRWKEDVFFSVSNMIPDVNHTILFELFKAVNAPRLFAQLLLVLPEHVCQKELETFVEYIANETTPEDVSFFLDVWWEILKHKDGQEDRVTLLFGVFSRQHLSDADEPPHVLKRFKSDAPESPVIVGLLRALMEGLKLIKESVGPAKVKCYALANLADVLSLLVPAEGEPASLPAQVYLDKISSVVTLWSRDLQNRYNKRGLDEKVKEAERSVSLLNMATPGSSPLAGHLGFLRSLLDEWSVELQGLLGNPQEISYESYRFLDSLDSLGKKLTGCAKLGDLDKEMALEMLELGDLIANFLKRVSPQVRGKNSDSGLMASVAMVIIEQKMERHEEMCSIFASEKSWASSKDWAACLTKNKELFQKPELVLKLLETAASLGPVADSAESREEQVKTAKVILECYTELSLPDKNAVISGVLSRWGRQGLSGILKPFAEGFPEELNIAFNQIIQSASGEGFKKVVNSVSRLAVLNPEATVKKICNLAVANLGTHQFLAEILCSFPALNFEEPHGQDESISLVLGCLKETVMDKLSSAKEKEQFLEFLVRLMQPSGDNPLLAPAKVTQNLIIPFLKSDFPHLELCLQILDVALKVPLASDQHWIHTCHPFPLVFCLCKLLHEFTRYWHELQGRHGYSLETKDAVTGNLAQLCDILSVQKDGVSPELWTQSVAWLHKKADALDWTIGLRLKKVYGEHFKNEVPATLFEVCKLPEDEWTSRSLPTYGLGSGLLAWLECCCVSTALREQMLVLLKVNMDNPEEVNLFSKGFLLALVQVFPWCSQSEWRRLIHVIKSLLEREVLYVPYSLEYVHHLPLLNFQPFAYHLQFSVLLLRGFQFLCSSSGATWLPVEAWKHVARLYCLSLSDLLDSVKSNACCQWRPTEGKSVARELSFVYIQMFCHTLHVAAMLPEGTGEPLLFLSLEILSQYQMLCDADESLGRALRKANEKHFLESIAENVTNKELRTMLQQKLSKL, from the exons ATGGCGCAGGCGGTGGGCGGCGGCGCCCCGGAGGCCGGGCAGGGCAGCAGGCAGCGGCGGCGGAGTCCCCCTCTCGGCCATGCCGGCTGCCTCGTGCCTGCAGCGGTTGGGCCGGCCGGCGGGAGAGCAACAGCCATGGAGCTAG GTTTTTGTTTCTTTGGGAAATTTCGGATGAGTCTGAAGCAACCGAAGGAaattgagtccaggggcacctttgagGCCAGCCCAGTTTCATCCTGG CTGGCAGCCGCCTGCCCAAATCCCCTACCTGAAGTTCCAGGGCCCCAAGCTCCTGGCTTTGGGTCTCCTTTGACTAGTTCTCAGCTTCTCAACAGGGCCTTTCTTGGTTTCCCCACAGGGCCGGTGACCATCTGCGGAGAAGCGACCATCTTGCACGGCGGGTtcctgctggcgtcccggctgtGCCATCCCAAGCCGTTGTCGGAGCTGACCAAGTCCGATTGGGACAAAGTGGGGAAGCCCATCATCGACGCCCTGCGGGAGGTCTGCACCTCTTATTCCACCTACCCACCCCAGCCCAGCGCTTGGAAGAAGAAAGCGGCCGTCGTCCTCTGGTCCAAAATCCTCCTCTCCGATGCCTCGTCTCCCTCCGCGaaccagaggtggaaagaagacgTCTTCTTTTCGGTGAGCAACATGATCCCGGATGTCAACCACACCATCCTCTTCGAGCTCTTCAAGGCGGTGAATGCGCCCCGGCTTTTTGCCCAGCTCCTGTTGGTGCTGCCAGAACACGTTTGCCAGAAGGAACTGGAGACCTTCGTTGAATACATCGCCAACGAAACCACGCCGGAGGACGTGTCTTTCTTCTTGGACGTCTGGTGGGAGATTCTGAAGCACAAGGATGGGCAGGAGGACAGGGTGACCTTGCTGTTTGGCGTGTTCTCTCGCCAGCATCTCTCGGACGCGGACGAACCCCCCCACGTTCTCAAGAGGTTCAAGAGCGATGCGCCAGAGTCCCCCGTGATTGTCGGTCTCCTCCGGGCTTTGATGGAGGGACTGAAGCTGATCAAAGAGAGCGTTGGCCCTGCAAAGGTGAAGTGTTACGCCCTTGCCAACCTAGCGGACGTGCTTTCTCTTTTGGTTCCTGCTGAGGGCGAGCCGGCTTCGTTGCCTGCCCAGGTTTATTTGGACAAGATTTCATCGGTGGTCACCCTCTGGAGCAGAGACCTCCAGAACCGATACAACAAGAGGGGGCTGGATGAGAAGGTGAAGGAAGCGGAGAGGAGCGTGAGTTTGCTGAACATGGCCACGCCAGGGAGCAGTCCGTTGGCCGGCCACCTGGGCTTTCTCCGTTCCTTGCTGGACGAGTGGTCGGTGGAACTCCAGGGGCTTCTTGGCAACCCCCAGGAGATCAGCTACGAGAGCTACCGCTTTCTCGACAGCCTCGACTCCTTGGGGAAGAAACTGACGGGTTGTGCCAAGCTGGGGGATCTGGACAAGGAAATGGCACTGGAGATGTTGGAGCTGGGCGATCTGATTGCGAACTTCTTAAAGCGGGTCAGCCCCCAGGTGAGGGGGAAGAATTCGGACAGCGGCCTCATGGCCTCCGTAGCCATGGTGATTATCGAACAGAAGATGGAGCGGCACGAGGAGATGTGTTCCATCTTCGCTTCGGAAAAGAGTTGGGCCTCCAGTAAAGACTGGGCGGCTTGCCTCACGAAGAACAAAGAACTCTTCCAGAAGCCGGAGCTGGTCTTGAAACTGCTAGAGACCGCGGCCTCTTTGGGCCCCGTGGCCGATTCCGCCGAAAGCCGAGAGGAGCAGGTGAAAACAGCCAAAGTCATCCTGGAGTGTTACACGGAACTTTCATTGCCGGATAAGAATGCGGTGATTTCTGGGGTCTTGTCTAGGTGGGGGAGGCAAGGCCTTTCCGGGATCCTGAAGCCTTTTGCAGAAGGCTTCCCGGAGGAGCTCAATATCGCCTTCAACCAGATAATTCAGAGCGCCTCCGGAGAAGGCTTTAAGAAAGTGGTGAATTCTGTGTCCCGCTTGGCCGTACTCAACCCAGAAGCGACGGTCAAGAAGATTTGTAACTTGGCTGTGGCCAACTTAGGGACGCACCAATTCCTGGCCGAGATCCTGTGTTCTTTCCCGGCGCTCAACTTCGAGGAACCGCACGGTCAGGATGAGTCCATCAGCCTCGTTCTGGGATGCTTGAAAGAGACGGTCATGGACAAGTTGTCCTCTGCCAAGGAGAAGGAACAGTTCTTGGAGTTCCTTGTGAGGCTCATGCAGCCGAGCGGGGACAACCCGCTCCTGGCTCCGGCGAAGGTGACCCAAAACCTCATCATTCCTTTTCTCAAATCGGACTTTCCTCACCTCgagctgtgcctgcagatcctCGACGTGGCTTTGAAGGTGCCTCTGGCTTCAGACCAGCACTGGATCCACACCTGCCACCCTTTCCCGCTCGTCTTCTGCCTCTGCAAGCTCCTGCACGAGTTCACTCGCTATTGGCACGAGCTGCAAGGCCGGCACGGCTACTCGCTCGAGACCAAAGATGCGGTGACGGGCAACCTGGCTCAGCTTTGCGACATCCTCTCGGTCCAGAAGGACGGCGTGTCTCCAGAGCTGTGGACCCAGTCGGTTGCGTGGCTGCACAAGAAGGCGGACGCCTTGGACTGGACCATCGGTCTCCGCCTGAAAAAAGTGTACGGAGAGCACTTCAAAAACGAAGTCCCGGCGACGCTGTTTGAGGTCTGCAAACTCCCCGAGGACGAGTGGACGTCCCGTTCCCTCCCCACGTACGGGTTGGGGAGTGGGCTCCTGGCGTGGCTGGAGTGCTGCTGCGTCTCCACAGCCTTGAGGGAGCAGATGCTCGTGCTTCTGAAGGTGAACATGGACAATCCCGAAGAGGTCAATCTGTTCAGCAAGGGTTTCCTGCTCGCCCTGGTCCAGGTTTTTCCGTGGTGCAGCCAGAGCGAATGGAGAAGGCTCATCCACGTCATCAAGAGCCTCTTGGAAAGAGAGGTCCTCTACGTGCCTTACTCTTTGGAATACGTTCATCACCTGCCTTTGTTGAACTTCCAGCCCTTCGCCTATCACCTCCAGTTCTCGGTGCTTCTCCTCCGGGGTTTTCAGTTCTTGTGCAGTTCTAGCGGGGCCACGTGGCTGCCCGTGGAGGCGTGGAAACATGTGGCGAGGCTCTACTGCCTCAGCCTCTCGGATCTGCTGGACTCCGTCAAAAGCAACGCCTGTTGCCAGTGGCGTCCCACGGAGGGGAAGAGTGTGGCGCGGGAATTGTCCTTCGTTTACATCCAGATGTTTTGCCACACGCTCCACGTGGCCGCCATGTTGCCGGAGGGCACCGGGgagcccctcctcttcctctccttggAGATCCTCTCACAGTACCAGATGCTCTGTGACGCGGACGAGTCCCTCGGCCGGGCCCTGCGGAAAGCCAACGAGAAGCACTTCCTGGAGTCCATCGCGGAGAACGTCACCAACAAGGAGCTGCGCACCATGCTCCAGCAGAAGCTGAGCAAGCTGTGA